The window GATGCTGAATCTTAAATGTGTTTATAAATGAAGCAACATAAACCCAAATCTTTGATGTGTGGTGATTCAAAGTggcttatttgtttttttttttgtttNttttttttttttttttttttttttttttttttttttttttttttttttttttttttttttttttttatcaaaacttgaTGGAAGTGGAAAGAGTCATGATTTTTAATTGTGCAGTGTGGCCGCAGCATTTGGATCTGGAGTTGCATATTCTCTGGTGAGCTCAGGATTACAAGGACAGCCTATGAATGCTATCACCACTGCCGCTGGTTTCGCTCTTTTTCAAGGAGTATTTTTCAAGGTGAGTGATCATATGATATCTATAGGATAGTAGGAGATAATACTCTTCTTGAAACTAGGTAGGCATGTTATTAATCATCAGTTTCTATTCTCTTGTTTTTCGGTTTTGTTCAGTTGGGTGAAAGGTTCACTAAACCAAGCGTTGAAGATCCATATTACAATCAGGGCAGATCTATGTTGTTGAAACTGGGTCTAGAGAAGTATGAGCAAAACTTCAAGAAGGGTTTATTAGCAGACCCAACTTTGCCATTGCTCACTGATAGGTACTGTTCTGTTTTGAGCTCCTGAGATTTCGTTTCTTTATCaacttaacaaaacaaaagtgtcTTATACTGAAATCTTATGCCATCTAAACTCTGTTTCGTGTGTCTAGTGCGCTAAAAGACGCGAGCATCCCGCCTGGACCAAGGCTACTGATACTTGATCACATCCAAAGGTTTGAATATAACTTCTCTATCTATTTCAGTGACATGATTATGTGCAATAACAAATAAGTGAAGTGAATTGATATTGGTGATTATGCAGGGACCCTGAGCTGAAGGGCAAACGGGGTCgtggttgagacttgagagccTCTGTGtgtgtctttgtctttgtaaGATGTTATAAGGATCTCAAgcactattattattattattattattggctGATGTTGCTAGCAATAAACTTTGATTTCTCCTATCGTCTTACGAGCTTTATGTTTGATTCAGTTACTAATTTATCATGTTAGATTTCTTTGAAACGAAACTATATAAAGTCGCAACATATCTTCAAATGATTCTTGATCTTAACCAACATATCTTCAAATGATTCTTGATCTTAACTAGCCCTTGATTTGTGCTGAAATTGAAGTGTAGTACCAATCTGTATCTTCCCATGTGTTTTTGTAATTAACgcttttcaaatatttttaccaAGTAAATTAATAGTCTCAATagcaaagaaaatgaaatcCACATCTGATTTATCTATGAACCTAGAAATGGTTGAAAGGGACAATCCAATAAAAACTCTTAATCAAGCAGAAATGTGATTATTTAAAGCCAAACTCTAACTTTAAACAGTCATGTTAGtagttattttaatttaacagaAACCTAAGGTCctaaacacatggattttgagtttttaacaGATTTGTCGATAGGTTTTGGAAACCCAACATTTGTGTGGTTAACAGAATTCCTATACAACTTTGAACTTTGCATCATCTTTCTTACTTCATTTATGGATTACGAAAGATGCAATATATGATTTTGGAACTTTGGtgttttttggtaaaatatgattttggaacttaagaaataaaaaattgatgttgGAACGTGGAAGCATTTGTTAAGAAACTTATTATTTTGCTCATGTTGAATCTCGTGTTACTTAAATTATAGCTAGTTTTAGTGTAATGAACCTCCTTTGTACTTCTTTTATTCACATATCCTTGTGCTTAATGACTAATATGTTAATCAACATACCTTCACTAGAATACTACGCAAAAGTCACCTaataaaccatataaaatgttattttcgtCGGTGGCTCGTGAGTGGTCATTGTgttttaaagagaaaagaaagaaaaaatttgtaGTGTACTTGGCTTTAAAAATGAATCATATATTCTTAATTGCATATGCTTTCCCTTATATTAATTcaactaggatatatcccgtgcttaaagcacgggtcaacatttttaaaaaaatttataatataataataaaaattattgtttttttttaaaattattttgtttgagataatatttatttttaattgttatgtaaatctattagtctatatgaatactaattattttagaatattataatattttctttttgacgtattattacagttttatattgtttatttgttgtatttgcatcatattttgtgaaatataaaatagtaattttaatattataattatgagtaaataaaaattattaatttatataaatttagttttaccaacccgccaatgtggaaattaaaacacacattttcatacatttagtaatatatcttcgtttaaaaaaattcaaatcacaacatatgcagaaaatatgcattttattaattataagtattatatgaaagttctaaacaatttgtaaataaaataaaataaagatgataggagaatcataatttgaaatcttaacaaaatcttcgaatttagttattaaaaataattgtattgtatacttggatataaaatcttagtttttaaaattcggattggtttatatattttaaaaaaaataactagtattttcgtccataatttattagagagagaaaatatttttttagatttttttagattttttaatatttgatatgtgaatgtttattatttttaatttaattatatttatttaaattagttaattaagcttaactatttttttctaatggcaattgaatgtatttacacattttaaggttagtttcatatttgtacttctcaattaatatagtaggattcaTGACGTTTTCTTTATAACGTTGGTTCAAACAGGTTAACGTATACATttcaagaaaaacataaaccagATAAACAAACCGCAGTAGTTTCACATATTTGAGTTGTTGAGACAATGACCATCCTAAATTATCTATAAAACTAACCGATTGCGTTTCACCATTCAAAACTTTCGGATGTAGTTAGAAAATAGGATTGTTTATTTGCTATTTTATATGTGTTAGGTATCACATCGACATCTAAAAACAATTGATATAAACACATATTTATGAAAATGACTCGCATTGAAGGCATGTAGATGCGAGGTcatatgtcatatatatatgggaCTTTTTCATTTTCCCCACGAAATAGCATCATATATATCCTCTCTTTTGGGTTCAGCACTTCAGCTTTCCAAATTTTTCTGGTAAAGATCACATTAATTTCACCAATAGGTCGCCGAATCTTTTGAATAACGACACACTGTTTTTCAAGATAAGAAAAAAGCTTCAAAGTTCACTGTCAAGCTccctttttacaaaaaaaataataatgcatatttttttcttctttatatgcAATAGTgcaattttaatatttagaattaaaaGGTCCAAgttgattaaaacaaaaaaataaaggatttgGAACAAATTTGGTTAGCTTAGATCAGCTGATCAGGTCAGGTAATATGGTATGTAGAAACTAGTTTTACTCCGAAACAGACcctttttataatttgtgttaTCAACTAGACATAAGTGCGCATGcaattgaaattttttagaaactaGATATGTTAATCAAACCCGTTATTAATATGTTCACTAACATTGGATCAGTAAATTCGTTTTCATTCTTCTCCTAGAAAACAAACCATGTATTACTACTATATGCTTTTCTTgcactaaacttttttttttttttttgaatctaatattaaattatattcaaaagaaaaataaaactgttttaCAACTTGTGCAACTTTGTTTGAGAATACAAGTTATTGAAAAGCGAATAAACCTTCACCCTTCACCCTAAACAACGAGATTGTAACCAAATCGGGAACACCTCATCGTACCGCTGATCGCCTAAGTGTCCAATAGCTAGAAGTTGATCTTTAACTTGTCGATCAAGCCACTCTATCAATGCTGATGCAGGCTTTGGCGCATCATCATGGCGATGCCCATTCCTTTTCCTCCAAATCGTGTATGTGGCAGCTTGAAACACATACCGAATAAGGAACCCCTCCACCAGTGGAATGTGAGGATTTGATAGATACTCAAGTAGAATAGACCAGTCGGTAGTGTATTGTGCCTTTAGCAGACCTTTGGCAAGAGCTGACCATACTGCAGAGGCATAGTTACACGCAAAAAACAAGTGATCCCTTGTTTCCATGGCTACAAAGACCACTGTTGCACTAAACTTCATCAGGCCTACAAAGACCAAACGGTCCAAAACCACTGTTGCAATGCCATAGAAAATTAGCAATGGAGGCCAAATCCTTCATAGATGCAGGAATAGTCCCAACGAAATCTCAAAAAGCGaaatccttctctttttttttgtaaatatttttttagcaaACTAGCTATTTTAGTTATGCTATATATTCTTACAATTTTATTGAgtatgaaaaaaaatgagaaagaaaagcaaatgaTTTCTTAATTGCTTTCAAAATCTTAATGAAATTTAGAggtctttaatttaatttttttttgaatgtttttaaaCAAGAAGTAATATTCTAACATCATTTGCTTTAGCTTTAAAAACTTCTTCATCCATCACCTTTTTCAGACAACATAAATGtgttttagttttagcattgaATATTTGGTATTGCTAGACATTCGACTAATGGATGAGCAAGCAACAACAATATATTGAGTGTACGAAGGAATTTcgagtttttaacaaaaaagaaaaaaaaaactatacatgaTGGCATTGATATGAACCAATTGGAGGATACATCATGCATCCAACAATCTAAGAACCTATCCTTTACACAAATATCTATCTCTGTCTACGGTGAGCCGGAGTCCGAGTCGGAAGAAAGACGAGAGAGCTCGTTCATGAGCAAAATGATGCGAGAGTGGTAATCACGAGCCTGGTCTAAAGATTCTGCTTCAAGCTCAGCCAGCTGTGAGCAAAGATGCTCCTCCGCCTCTTCTGCCACCTGCGTCCGCTTCCAAAGCTGCAacatctctttcttcatctcctccacTTCCTTTTCCATCTCCCCGTTCTTTCGTCGTAGCTCCTCCACCTCCGAAACCGCCATCTTCACGTAGTTTCCTCCTTTccccattattattattttttgtatctttgagtttttcttagttttttttgcttgttgttcttcttcttttggtaatTTATTGTTCCTTATATAGGCGTCTCTGCGACCGGGCTTTGGGTGGGTACATGTCTAGGTTCATTGGTATCTCTTGTTTTTGGTTCTTATTTATCGTTTGTTATTTCCGTCCTCTagaacatatttaaaaaataaattttcccgATATACACGTTGGATCAGTAATAGAttgtgatttgttttatttaccgTTTGTAGATTTACGTAGGAACTTTTAAAACGTTTGACCAATTTTTTTACGGTGGCTATATTACTATTGAATCTATTGTAGGCATTAATGATTGGAAGGCCCgtaaaatgtattatttttgatcATTGTGTGTTGAAGAAAGATGCAAATTGTTCTCTAAAGATTTTTGGAAGCATTTGTAAGTGTAAAGAATATTAAACTTGAAGCACATTATATTGTAGTATTTGCTCATATTTTATATCTAGCTTTTGTTATGCTTTATAgtttagggcatctccaatggtcctctatatATGCCTGAATAGTTCTCTATTCTCAcagaggtcaaaaaaaaaaagtcctctattctcacctctaaaatagagattggtattgttttctctatatatagaggaatcctatttttttttttacaaaggttcctctataaatagaagaaaaaatagtattCTCTATTGTAGAGATGAGAATAGAgtaccattggagtaaaactcatctctattatagagtttttctattttagaggaaaaaataggaaaaactaTTGGAGATGATTTAGAGTAACGAATCTccttgtattttttattttcatattttcttgtgCTTACTGACTATGTTAATGAAATTATCTTCGTACACGAATAATACTCCGAAGATAACgtaataaatcatataaaaaatgtcaTTGACGGTGGGTCGTTAGTGGTCATTGTGttttcaagagaaaaaaaaacaaagaaagaaaaacttgtAGTACGTTTTGGATTTAACAATGAATTGAATAGATTATGCTTCTCCATGTGTATTCATGACGTtctctacctttttttttcttttgttaaagagTACAATTAAAAACGTATATATTACAGCTATGACTCGAATTCATACAGTTTTTAGAGAGTGAAAGGGAGAAGAttaaacatacatacatatttcatatttggttACACAAGAAGTTGTACACGTTATACCACCTACGACCGACGGTAGAACATCATCAATCAAAAGACACAGTTtggcatatatatatcttagttaTTTAAACAATAACCATCCTAAATTCCTAAAGAGACTTATTGCGTTTCACCATTCAAAACTTTACTTGTGTAGTTTAAAAACTGGAATGTTTgtattctattttgtttatgttagGTATATATCACATCGACATCTAAACCAATCGATATAAACACATATCTATGGAAATAACTCGATGGCATGTGATGTGAGGCCATATATCTTATTTTTGGATCTCTTTATTCGCCTACCAAATAACATATACTtctctttagggtttagatttccaAATATTCAGGTAAGTATCACATGAGCTGGCTCCGCCATCCCGTAGGTCGCCGAATCTTTTGAATAAAGACACATTTTTGTCTGAgataagaagagaaacaaaaaaaaagcttatcgTGACAAGCTCCTTTACATAAgagtgtttcaaaataaataaatagcatatatttagttttttttttttaattcgcaataattttatatttgtagaaTTAAAGGGTCGTCTTGGATAAAGAGGATCTGGAccagacttgtttgctcattcTCAGGTCAGGTTACCTTGTCTCTGGTACGTCAGAAACTAAGCGTTGTTCTCTGCTTCTACTATCTGTTGCAATTCCACTCAGGTCAACGACTCAATGGAACTATAAACTCCTTCAGAGACACACGGATTaaatatagtctacaaaaaccccaaaaaaaaaacttgtagtCTTAAACAACTTTCTAAAGTAGTCTTAAAATATCTTCTAAACAACATTCGATTTATCTGCCGTAGTTGTGATTTTCGGGTTGCTCTCACAAGACGCGGAAGATGTATGTGATATATCGAGGACTTTGAGCTATCTACCGTTGACGGTTCAGTCTTGGAGGTCTAGTGAAATGCTTCTTGTGATAATAGTCTTTTGCATTAGGCTTGCGGTCTACCTTCATCTCCACCATCAAATCCAgaaagaacaattaaaaatcatcATCGTTTCATCTAACTCATTTAAATAGTTTCATCACTTCGATTGAGTGGATTGACGGAATTGtaattatgaattatatttcatgattttttttttttaatttgcaatggGACCATTTCTATAGGTTTATAATCCATCAGTTGTAAACCTAAATCGTTTTCattttataggaaatatttacattcttagcaaaaaaaaaaactagattcgATTTATACAAACCGAAAATTAAATAcgtttcaacttttttttttgatttctatAGAAATCTCGAAGAGATTCACTTTcgatataacaaaacaaaactctacATATTGGAGGATACATCCAACAATCTAAACAAGAATAGACTAAAGAAGAACCTATCTACATGTGCTGTTCTACGGTGAGGCGGAGGCTGAGTCGGAAGAGAGACGAGAAAGCTCGTTCATGAGAAAGATGATGCGAGAGTGGTAATCACGAGCCTGGTCTAAAGATTCAGCTTCAAGCTCGGCTAGCTGAGANNNNNNNNNNNNNNNNNNNNNNNNNNNNNNNNNNNNNNNNNNNNNNNNNNNNNNNNNNNNNNNNNNNNNNNNNNNNNNNNNNNNNNNNNNNNNNNNNNNNATAACTGGTGTTAATGCTGGTATAGCTTGTGTTATGAAACGGATTCGGGGCAAGGAGGATTTGGAATCTGCGtaagtttttcattttgatgtttGAGAATTGTAGCTGTGTCTTAACCTATATGGATCTGTAGCTATCACTAGGGATtgtattgtgtgtgtgtgtgaattgTTGTTTCTTGGTTCTTACATTTCCATAGGACTCAATTTTGTTCTGCAATTGTTTTCTGATTATCAGTtaggtttttttaataatgctGGCACAAGTTACAGGTCAATTGTTCAGCTTCTCTGTCATAGGATAGGATAGATTACATGACAGGGGAAAAAATATGACTTTGCTTTAATGAAAATTTCATCGTTTATGATGACAGAAGTACAATCTTATCCGGCATCAGCTTGTTATTGATCATTCTGATGCTTAAAAAAAGATTCACTGTTCCTTTGCAGGGCTTTGACCTCTGTGTTTATAAATGAAACAACATAAACCCAAATCTTTGATGTGTGGTGATTTAAAGTggcttatttgttttttttttttgaaactcgaTGAGTGCGGAAAGAGTCATGATTTTAAATTGTGCAGTGTGGCCGCAGCATTTGGATCTGGAGTTGCATATTCTCTGGTGAGCTCAGGATTACAAGGACAGCCTATGAATGCTATCACCACTGCCGCTGGTTTCGCTCTTTTTCAAGGAGTATTTTTCAAGGTGAGTGATCGATCATATATATAGGATAGTAGAAGATAATACTCTTCTTAAAACTAGGTAGGCATGTTATTAATCATCAGTTTCTATTctcttatttttctgttttgttcaGTTGGGTGAAAGGTTCAGTAAACCAAGTGTTGAAGATCCATATTACAATCAGGGCAGATCTATGTTGTTGAAACTGGGTCTAGAGAAGTATGAGAAGAACTTCAAGAAGGGTTTATTAGCAGACCCAACTTTGCCATTGCTCACTGATAGGTACTGTAACTGTTTTGAGCTTCTGAGATTTCGTTTCTGtatcaacttaaaaaaaaacaaaactgtctTTATACTGAAACCTTATGCCATCTAAACTTTGTTTCGTGTGTCTAGTGCGCTAAAAGACGCAAGCATCCCGCCTGGACCAAGGCTACTGATACTTGATCACATCCAAAGGTTTGAATATAACTTCTCTATCTATTTCAGTGACGTGAATATGTGAAATAACAAATAAGTGAACTGATATTGGTGAATGGTGATTATGCAGGGACCCTGAGCTGAAGGGCAAACGGGGTCgtggttgagacttgagagccTCTGTGTGTCTTCGGCtgtgtctttgtctttgtaaGATGATATTATAAGGATCTCAAGCactattattattctttattattattattattattattattattattattattattattattattggctgatgttgctagcaataaactttgatttcttctatCGTCTTACGAGCTTTATGTTTGATTCGGTTACTAATAATTCATGTTAGATTTCTTTGAAACGAAACTATATAAAGTCGCAACATATCTTCAAATGATTCATGATCTTAATTTGTGCTGAATTTGAAGTGTAGTACGAATCTGTATCTTCCCATGTGTTTTTGTAATTAACgcttttcaaatatttttaccaAGTATATAGTCTCAATagcaaagaaaaatgaaatccaCATCTGATTTGTCGATGAACCTAGAAATGGTTGAAAGGAACAATCCAATAAAAACTGTTAATCAAGCAGAAATGTGATTATTGAAAGCCAAACTCTAACTCTAAACAGTCATGTTAGtggttattttaatttaacagaAACctaaacacatggattttgagttttttaacAGATTTGTTGATGGGTTTTGGAAACCCAACATTTGTGTGGTTAACAGAATTCCTATACAACTTTGAACTTTGCATCATCTTTCTTACTTGAAGTAAACAACTGAAAGGGGAAAAGAATTTGTCCAATTTAAGGTTTGTAACAAGAACAATGAATATCATCTTTCTTACCTTCATTATGGATTACGAAAGATGCAATAAATGATTTTGGTACTTTGgtattttttggtaaaatatgattttggaacttaagaaagaaaaaattgatgttgGAACGTGGAAGCATTTGTTAAGAAACTTATTATTTTGCTCATGTTGAATCTCGTGTTACTTATATTATAGCTAGTTTTAGTGTAATGAACCTCCTTTGTACTTCTTTTATCCACATAATCACATCTCCTCGTGCTTAATGACTAATATGTTAATTAAAATACCTTCACTAGAATAGTACGCAAAAATCACCTAATAAACCATATGAAATGTCATTTTCGTCGGTGGCTCGTGAGTGGTCATTGTgttttaagagaaaagaaagaaaaaaattgtagtgTACTTGGCTTAAAAAATGAATCATATATTCTTAATTGCATATGCTTTCTCTTATATTAATTCAATTCATGAGGTTTTCTTTATAACGTTGGTTCAAACAGGTTAACGTATACATTTCAAGGCAAACATAAACCAGATAAACAAACCGCAAGTAGTTTCACATATTTGAGTTGTTGAGACAATGACCATCCTAAATTTCCTATAAAACTAACCGATTGCGTTTCACCATTCAAAACTTTTGGATGTAGTTAGAAAATAGGATTGTTTATTTGCTATTTTATTTGTGTTAGGTATCACATCGACATCTAAGAACAATTGATATAAACAGATATTTATGAAAATGACTCCCATTGAAGGCATGTAGATGCGAGGTCATATGTCATACATATGAGACTTTTTCATTTTCCCCACGAATTAGGACATATTTATCCTCTCTTTTGGGTTCAGCACTTCAGCTTTCCAAATTTTTCTGGTAAAGATCACATTAGTTTCACCTATAGGTCGCCGAATCTTTTGAATAAAGAGACACTAGGTAAACAACCCGTACATAGTGCGgataaatcaattcaaataaaattattatgagtaaaattattatttgagatctAGGATtcgtttgtataaaacaaaatatgtaactatttttttattattattcaaatttgtgattattttgtgtaaaaatatatttcacccaTGAAATATTTGAATGTAGAAAAGAATTTTAACGTGGTGGAGAAATTTGTATGgactttattttaataaaatatgaataattatcaattttaaaaaataatttgttgttttttaaagaatagtAATATAGTTTCCAATTAAATggctataaatatttttaatttatgtaacgaattttgatttaaatctaTAGTGTCATAGAtgtaattagtataattaataagggttatttgctaaaatgtgTTTTGAGC is drawn from Camelina sativa cultivar DH55 chromosome 8, Cs, whole genome shotgun sequence and contains these coding sequences:
- the LOC109125853 gene encoding uncharacterized protein LOC109125853; the protein is MGKGGNYVKMAVSEVEELRRKNGEMEKEVEEMKKEMLQLWKRTQVAEEAEEHLCSQLAELEAESLDQARDYHSRIILLMNELSRLSSDSDSGSP
- the LOC104706780 gene encoding uncharacterized protein LOC104706780 isoform X2, with amino-acid sequence MGKDGGDKKRETMAVMSLMKDQQNPIQQFQVKFKEIETGVKSWLSKQKLPVEAAVVTAMGGVQGAFIGGLMGTLSPEMPQAGGVDPQAMASLKQTQALVGGPLVQARNFAAITGVNAGIACVMKRIRGKEDLESAVAAAFGSGVAYSLVSSGLQGQPMNAITTAAGFALFQGVFFKLGERFSKPSVEDPYYNQGRSMLLKLGLEKYEKNFKKGLLADPTLPLLTDSALKDASIPPGPRLLILDHIQRDPELKGKRGRG